Proteins encoded within one genomic window of Bacillus sp. F19:
- a CDS encoding MFS transporter has protein sequence MKQLKQIHPLGWNILIGTIFGRMATSMSIPFLAIYLTQVKGVSASMTGTIIAVSSLAGILSSFYGGYLSDKLGREKVLLTSIFLWILVFIGFGVADSVLSFFIMNALNGVCRSVFEPTTRALLSDITDQKNKLLIFNLRYAAINVGVVFGPILGIFLGSAKTTFPFYIAAAIYTLYGISLLLTFMKTELASEADDTARISFREAFHVTRKDKLLLLTLVGIILCITGFSQLTSTLPQYFAMSPEIKDGAKTFSILLSLNAVVVLIFQYPVVRIARNYSPIRSIMLGNLFVGLSLFSFAFAKSIWMIGLVVIFFTVGEVLLFSMMDVLIDEISNPDMKGTYFGAMGFTQLGNVLGPWIGGLLLDSYGVSDPAILFGCLMLITLSGLPVLLLVKKEMEKKEKSTIIKQHVQV, from the coding sequence ATGAAACAGCTTAAACAGATTCATCCGCTTGGGTGGAACATCTTAATCGGCACGATATTCGGCAGAATGGCAACATCCATGAGCATTCCATTCCTTGCCATCTATTTAACGCAAGTGAAAGGCGTCTCTGCGTCCATGACAGGGACGATTATTGCCGTCAGCTCACTTGCCGGCATTTTATCAAGCTTTTATGGAGGCTATTTGTCTGACAAACTAGGAAGGGAAAAAGTGCTGCTGACATCCATCTTTCTTTGGATACTTGTTTTTATTGGTTTTGGAGTGGCAGACAGTGTGCTTTCATTTTTTATAATGAATGCTCTGAACGGGGTGTGCAGATCGGTATTTGAACCAACCACGAGAGCGCTGTTATCGGATATTACCGATCAGAAAAATAAGCTGCTGATTTTTAATTTGAGATATGCTGCCATCAATGTCGGGGTGGTATTCGGACCAATACTTGGCATCTTTTTGGGATCAGCAAAAACGACCTTTCCCTTTTATATTGCTGCCGCGATTTATACCCTTTACGGCATCTCACTGCTGCTCACATTTATGAAAACGGAACTTGCAAGTGAAGCAGATGACACTGCCCGCATTTCATTTCGGGAGGCATTTCATGTAACGAGAAAAGATAAACTGCTTCTGTTAACTTTAGTCGGCATTATTTTATGCATTACAGGATTTTCACAGCTTACTTCTACATTGCCCCAATACTTTGCCATGTCTCCTGAGATTAAGGACGGGGCCAAAACGTTTTCCATTCTGCTGTCCCTGAATGCTGTCGTGGTTTTGATCTTTCAGTATCCGGTTGTCAGAATTGCGAGGAACTATTCTCCCATCAGATCCATTATGCTTGGGAATTTATTTGTCGGTTTAAGCCTTTTCAGCTTTGCTTTTGCAAAAAGCATTTGGATGATCGGCCTGGTTGTCATTTTCTTTACAGTTGGAGAGGTCCTGCTCTTCTCGATGATGGATGTCCTGATTGATGAAATTTCCAATCCTGATATGAAAGGTACTTATTTTGGCGCAATGGGATTTACTCAGCTCGGGAATGTTCTCGGTCCATGGATCGGAGGGCTGCTTCTCGATTCTTACGGTGTCAGTGATCCAGCCATCTTATTCGGCTGTCTGATGCTTATCACATTAAGCGGTCTGCCGGTTCTGCTGCTTGTGAAAAAAGAAATGGAGAAAAAGGAAAAAAGTACAATTATTAAACAGCATGTTCAAGTGTAA
- a CDS encoding acyl-CoA thioesterase, producing MTQIPNSKPCSESRVFQTNRVLPPDTNNHETLFGGKLMASIDVVASISAAKHCRTECVTASMDSVDFLHPIRPTDAVHLESFVTFTGRSSMEVFVKVTAEDLISGESRVAATSFITFVSLNEQGKPKAVPGVYPETEEEKYLFDSGEERSLIRKARRKASITFSEKIKQY from the coding sequence ATGACGCAGATACCTAACAGCAAACCGTGTTCAGAATCAAGAGTCTTCCAAACAAACCGTGTACTTCCGCCTGATACGAATAATCATGAAACCTTGTTCGGCGGAAAATTAATGGCTTCAATAGATGTTGTAGCCTCAATTTCAGCAGCTAAACATTGCCGGACAGAATGTGTCACAGCATCCATGGATTCGGTGGATTTTCTCCATCCGATTCGTCCGACTGATGCGGTGCATCTTGAATCTTTCGTCACATTTACGGGAAGATCATCGATGGAGGTATTCGTGAAAGTAACGGCAGAAGATTTAATAAGCGGTGAATCCAGAGTAGCAGCTACAAGCTTTATTACATTTGTTTCATTGAATGAACAAGGTAAGCCAAAAGCCGTTCCGGGAGTTTATCCTGAAACAGAAGAGGAAAAATATTTATTCGATTCAGGTGAGGAGCGCTCGCTTATCAGGAAAGCGAGAAGAAAAGCAAGTATTACGTTCTCTGAGAAAATTAAGCAATATTAA
- a CDS encoding helix-turn-helix domain-containing protein: MNKSKMNLILHPVRMKIVQSLLNGKEMTVGQLGERAKDVPKATLYRHLNKLLEAKVIQVVKENQIRGTVEKVYALNEPSVQSQEDFLNLSSEEHLELFMNFTTQLMGMYENYLQKGAADLMKDGVSYTVANVHLSDSEFIELIKGMAELLQKAMLNEPSPERTGRNIATIVIPQK; this comes from the coding sequence TTGAATAAATCAAAGATGAACCTGATCCTGCATCCTGTGAGAATGAAAATTGTTCAATCTCTGCTGAACGGCAAAGAAATGACTGTTGGCCAATTGGGGGAGCGGGCCAAAGATGTTCCTAAGGCGACACTGTACAGACATCTTAATAAACTTCTTGAAGCCAAGGTCATTCAAGTTGTAAAAGAAAATCAAATTAGAGGAACAGTTGAAAAAGTTTATGCGCTAAATGAACCATCTGTACAGTCGCAGGAAGACTTTTTAAACTTATCAAGTGAAGAGCATTTAGAATTATTCATGAATTTTACAACGCAGCTGATGGGCATGTATGAGAATTATTTACAGAAGGGAGCAGCTGATTTGATGAAAGATGGAGTTAGTTACACTGTAGCAAATGTTCATTTATCAGATTCCGAATTTATAGAACTGATAAAGGGTATGGCTGAACTGCTGCAAAAGGCTATGCTTAATGAACCTTCTCCCGAACGTACAGGAAGAAACATTGCAACGATAGTCATTCCGCAAAAGTAA
- a CDS encoding APC family permease, producing MFSMLKRIIIGAPLKSTELGEQKLNKKKALAILSSDALSSVAYGPEQILLVLVTISAVAFWYSIPIAVGVLFLLTALILSYRQIIYAYPHGGGAYVVSKENLGENAGLIAGGSLLVDYILTVAVSVSAGTDAITSAFPALHDYNVIIACLLVAFITILNLRGITESASILAYPVYLFVLALFILIGVGIFKIITGDVSPDLHAPIGTPVAGISLFLLLRAFASGSSALTGVEAISNAIPNFKDPGPKNAVRTLMAMGLLLAILFSGIVFLAYYFGIAPKHEETVVSQIAAETFGRNFMYYFIQGTTAMILVLAANTGYSAFPLLAFNLAKDKYIARMFTMRGDRLGYSNGIITLGITSILLIIIFKGQTEQLIPLYAVGVFIPFTLSQTGMLVKWLREKPKGWAVKLAVNLTGALISFLVMMMFFITKFSQVWAVLIFLPLIVLGFHQIKKHYVAVGDQLRLTTCEPIKPIEGNVIIVPVAGMTHVVENSLNYAKSLSADQIIAVYVSFERVDEKIFEDKWNKWQPDIRLVTLQSYYRSIIQPLTKFIDTVEKKASESNYRVTVLIPQFIPKKSWHNILHNQSSILIRTFLLYKRNVIVTTVPYHLKK from the coding sequence ATGTTTTCTATGCTTAAAAGAATAATCATTGGGGCTCCCTTAAAGTCTACAGAATTGGGAGAGCAAAAATTAAATAAAAAGAAAGCACTGGCTATTCTATCTTCAGATGCATTATCTTCTGTAGCGTACGGGCCAGAGCAGATCCTGCTTGTCTTAGTTACTATAAGTGCTGTTGCATTTTGGTATTCCATTCCAATTGCAGTAGGTGTACTATTTTTATTAACGGCTCTGATCTTATCTTACCGTCAAATTATCTATGCTTATCCTCATGGCGGGGGAGCATATGTCGTTTCAAAAGAAAACCTTGGAGAAAATGCAGGGTTAATTGCAGGAGGTTCACTCTTAGTTGATTACATATTGACAGTTGCCGTGAGTGTCTCGGCAGGAACAGATGCGATTACTTCTGCCTTTCCTGCCTTGCATGATTATAATGTCATCATAGCCTGTTTGCTGGTTGCTTTTATCACCATACTAAATCTCAGAGGAATCACCGAATCAGCCTCAATATTAGCCTATCCGGTCTATTTGTTTGTTTTGGCCCTTTTTATATTAATAGGGGTAGGAATATTTAAAATCATAACCGGGGATGTTTCACCGGATTTGCATGCACCGATAGGGACTCCTGTTGCAGGCATTAGCTTGTTTTTGCTGCTGAGAGCATTTGCTTCAGGAAGTTCTGCATTAACCGGAGTCGAAGCAATCTCGAATGCGATACCGAATTTTAAAGATCCTGGTCCTAAAAATGCAGTCAGAACGCTGATGGCAATGGGGTTATTGCTTGCCATTTTATTTTCAGGAATCGTATTTTTAGCCTATTACTTCGGGATAGCTCCAAAACACGAAGAAACAGTTGTTTCCCAAATTGCAGCTGAAACGTTTGGTAGAAACTTTATGTATTATTTTATCCAGGGAACAACAGCTATGATTCTTGTTCTCGCTGCTAACACCGGATATTCTGCTTTTCCTTTGCTTGCATTCAACCTTGCAAAAGATAAATACATTGCAAGAATGTTTACGATGAGAGGAGACCGATTAGGGTATTCCAATGGGATCATCACTCTTGGAATCACGTCCATTTTACTAATCATTATTTTTAAAGGGCAGACAGAACAGCTCATCCCTCTTTATGCGGTAGGCGTGTTTATTCCATTTACCTTATCCCAGACTGGAATGCTCGTGAAGTGGCTGCGTGAGAAGCCTAAAGGCTGGGCGGTTAAACTTGCGGTAAATTTAACTGGAGCACTTATCAGCTTTCTTGTCATGATGATGTTCTTCATTACAAAGTTCTCACAGGTTTGGGCGGTCCTGATCTTTTTGCCTCTTATCGTTTTAGGATTTCATCAAATTAAGAAGCACTATGTGGCCGTTGGTGATCAGCTGAGACTCACAACATGTGAGCCGATCAAGCCGATTGAAGGGAATGTCATTATCGTGCCTGTAGCGGGAATGACTCACGTAGTAGAAAATTCTTTGAACTATGCAAAATCATTATCCGCAGATCAAATCATTGCGGTTTACGTTTCATTTGAACGAGTCGATGAAAAAATCTTTGAAGATAAATGGAACAAGTGGCAGCCGGATATTCGGCTTGTAACTCTGCAGTCTTATTATCGAAGCATCATTCAGCCATTGACTAAATTCATTGATACAGTTGAGAAAAAAGCAAGTGAATCCAACTATAGGGTTACGGTTTTAATCCCGCAATTTATTCCCAAAAAAAGCTGGCACAATATTCTTCATAACCAGTCAAGTATCTTAATCAGGACGTTTCTCTTGTATAAAAGAAATGTCATTGTCACTACTGTTCCGTATCATTTGAAAAAATAG
- a CDS encoding glycosyltransferase has product MKKHLITAGMLIMSLVFVMSPIKTDAKDMTQAREECITKESLALKETMRRLWTDHAVWTKSYIVSSLNELENQKKLLARLLKNQDDFGNAIKPYYGEEAGNKLAELLREHILIAGKLTAAAKSGNQSDFKKFNAEWHKNADDISKFLSSANPNWSEKELKEALYIHLQILSEDLSALLKKDWNASIEAFDKGLDHLMMLADVLSAGIMKQFPEKF; this is encoded by the coding sequence TTGAAAAAACACTTAATAACTGCTGGAATGCTGATTATGTCCCTAGTCTTCGTCATGTCGCCAATAAAAACGGATGCAAAAGACATGACACAGGCACGCGAAGAATGCATCACAAAAGAATCCCTTGCTTTAAAAGAAACCATGAGGAGGCTCTGGACTGATCATGCGGTTTGGACAAAAAGCTATATTGTCAGTTCCCTTAACGAACTAGAGAATCAAAAAAAGCTGCTTGCAAGGCTCTTAAAAAATCAGGATGACTTCGGAAATGCTATTAAGCCTTACTACGGGGAAGAAGCAGGAAATAAGCTTGCTGAGCTCTTAAGAGAGCACATTCTGATTGCAGGAAAATTGACTGCAGCTGCAAAAAGCGGCAATCAATCAGACTTTAAAAAGTTTAATGCAGAATGGCATAAGAATGCAGATGACATCTCCAAGTTCTTGAGCAGCGCAAACCCGAACTGGTCAGAAAAAGAGCTGAAGGAAGCATTGTATATTCATTTGCAAATTCTTTCTGAAGATCTGTCTGCTCTCCTTAAAAAGGATTGGAATGCGAGTATTGAAGCATTTGATAAAGGGCTGGATCATTTGATGATGCTGGCCGATGTACTTTCGGCAGGAATCATGAAGCAGTTTCCAGAGAAATTCTAG
- a CDS encoding SurA N-terminal domain-containing protein: MKKVMLPLITGLMAVALAACGGNEESKEAKKDDKAKTAETDQQKDQQKQMEEMQKKLKAQQVDEKKTVALVNDEKILGSDYNSVLQSTQGQMQQMGQDPTSKEAAEQVKKQTLDSLVGQTLLLQEANKKGYKASDEDVKKQIGETKKQFKTEKEFEAALKKSGMDMKTLEAQIADDIKFRQYVEKEVPAGEISDEEIQKTYDQYAEQGKSSGQEVPKLEEVKPQIEQSLQQQKQQELLAQKVEELKKNAKIDLKI; encoded by the coding sequence ATGAAAAAAGTCATGTTACCATTAATAACCGGTCTAATGGCCGTTGCTTTAGCAGCATGCGGAGGCAATGAAGAAAGCAAAGAAGCAAAAAAGGATGATAAAGCAAAAACAGCCGAAACCGATCAGCAGAAGGATCAGCAAAAGCAAATGGAAGAAATGCAAAAGAAATTAAAAGCGCAGCAAGTGGATGAAAAGAAAACTGTTGCTCTTGTGAATGATGAAAAAATCCTTGGCAGCGACTATAACAGCGTCCTGCAATCAACTCAGGGCCAAATGCAGCAAATGGGACAAGACCCAACTTCTAAAGAAGCTGCAGAGCAAGTGAAAAAACAAACACTTGACAGCTTAGTCGGACAAACCCTGCTTCTTCAAGAGGCAAACAAAAAAGGCTATAAAGCATCTGATGAAGACGTTAAAAAGCAGATTGGCGAAACGAAAAAACAGTTTAAAACGGAAAAAGAATTCGAAGCAGCCCTTAAAAAATCTGGCATGGACATGAAAACACTTGAAGCTCAAATTGCAGATGATATTAAATTCAGACAGTATGTTGAAAAAGAAGTGCCTGCAGGTGAAATCTCAGACGAAGAAATTCAAAAAACATATGACCAATACGCTGAGCAAGGAAAAAGCAGCGGACAGGAAGTTCCAAAACTTGAAGAAGTAAAACCTCAGATTGAACAATCTCTTCAACAGCAAAAACAGCAGGAACTGCTTGCTCAAAAAGTGGAAGAACTGAAGAAAAACGCGAAGATTGATCTTAAGATTTAA
- a CDS encoding ABC transporter ATP-binding protein produces MIEVAGVSKTFGSQTVLKNVHFKAEQGKIVGLLGPNGAGKTTFIRILNGVIKADSGTISILNHDPVTQGDEIRKISGIVTEGAGLYHQLSGEENLAFFADLYGVKDKSRIIQLLELFDLAEHKDKPAGTYSTGMKKRLALGKALLHSPKLLFLDEPTNGLDPDGIKMVLAYLKKYNEETGTTMIICSHVLHQLEPVCDSFAFLLNQTIVEQGTMAELEKKYLKEIKVKVNTDMKLHRKGYLEFPCEQRAEGEVIFTLPAKEDIPFLLKGILEKHHVYSAEILNSDLESIYFKVREMHNE; encoded by the coding sequence ATGATTGAAGTCGCGGGTGTTTCAAAAACGTTTGGAAGTCAGACTGTGCTGAAGAACGTCCATTTCAAAGCAGAACAAGGAAAGATTGTAGGGCTCCTTGGACCAAACGGAGCTGGGAAAACAACATTTATCCGAATATTAAACGGCGTCATTAAAGCTGACAGCGGGACGATTTCGATCCTGAATCATGATCCTGTAACACAAGGCGATGAGATCAGAAAGATTTCAGGAATTGTCACAGAAGGTGCAGGTTTGTATCATCAATTAAGCGGTGAAGAAAACTTAGCTTTTTTTGCAGATTTATATGGAGTCAAGGATAAATCCAGAATCATTCAATTGCTTGAGCTGTTTGATCTGGCTGAGCATAAAGATAAACCTGCAGGAACGTACAGTACAGGCATGAAAAAAAGGCTTGCGCTTGGAAAAGCGCTTTTACACAGTCCAAAATTGCTGTTTCTGGATGAACCGACAAATGGCCTCGATCCGGACGGCATCAAAATGGTACTCGCTTATTTGAAAAAATACAACGAAGAAACCGGCACAACTATGATTATCTGTTCTCATGTATTGCATCAGCTGGAACCTGTTTGCGATTCATTTGCTTTTCTTCTGAATCAAACCATTGTTGAGCAAGGCACAATGGCTGAACTTGAGAAAAAGTATTTAAAAGAAATCAAGGTAAAAGTAAACACAGATATGAAGCTTCATAGAAAAGGATACTTGGAGTTTCCTTGTGAACAACGTGCAGAAGGCGAAGTCATTTTCACACTGCCTGCAAAAGAAGACATACCTTTTTTACTGAAGGGGATTTTAGAAAAGCATCATGTCTATTCCGCAGAAATTTTAAATAGTGATCTTGAATCCATTTATTTTAAAGTAAGGGAGATGCACAATGAATAG
- a CDS encoding CPBP family intramembrane metalloprotease, with product MKGMDLKIALLIAGICFGSGFLLLPYQMDSLKSAVSANEFEKMTGGASMVVLSLVSSVQLFIMSFLLAFLGFKLARKTGFSFDILQSLFEKGKKRPFNRSYLLLSIVLGTVAGFIIVGSDRFYFQYQIQEIGGSTPEFSWLGLFAGVLAGGVFEETLMRLFLVSLLVWIFQKKAGRKRHQLPKSYFWAAIIIASLVFAAGHLPFTSMVFGDLTGMVLFRCFLLNGIGGLFFGYLYWKKGFEYAIVSHMFAHISMQLLFIPLFY from the coding sequence ATGAAGGGGATGGATTTGAAAATAGCTTTATTGATTGCAGGCATCTGTTTTGGATCTGGTTTTCTTTTGCTGCCATATCAAATGGATTCATTAAAATCAGCGGTGTCTGCAAATGAATTTGAGAAAATGACCGGCGGTGCCTCCATGGTTGTTTTATCTCTAGTATCATCTGTTCAATTATTTATCATGAGTTTCCTCCTTGCATTTCTTGGTTTTAAACTGGCACGAAAAACTGGTTTTTCTTTTGACATCCTTCAATCTCTCTTTGAAAAAGGAAAAAAGAGGCCATTCAACCGTTCATATCTGCTGCTTTCCATTGTTCTTGGAACAGTGGCAGGATTCATAATTGTCGGTTCAGACCGCTTTTACTTTCAGTATCAGATTCAGGAGATAGGGGGAAGCACGCCTGAATTCTCTTGGCTTGGATTATTCGCAGGTGTTCTGGCAGGCGGAGTGTTTGAGGAAACCCTGATGCGGCTGTTTTTAGTCAGTTTGCTGGTATGGATTTTTCAAAAAAAGGCCGGAAGAAAGAGGCATCAGCTGCCGAAATCTTATTTCTGGGCGGCCATCATCATCGCTTCACTAGTATTTGCTGCTGGCCATTTACCGTTCACTTCAATGGTATTTGGTGATTTAACGGGTATGGTTCTTTTCCGCTGCTTCCTGCTGAATGGTATTGGAGGTTTGTTCTTCGGTTACCTCTATTGGAAAAAAGGGTTTGAGTATGCAATTGTCTCGCACATGTTTGCTCATATCTCAATGCAGCTGCTGTTTATTCCATTATTCTATTAA
- a CDS encoding bacitracin ABC transporter ATP-binding protein, translated as MTKENIPILSDEFLDEVTKEINEAYGFENDPIEKADREFHAEEE; from the coding sequence ATGACTAAAGAAAACATACCGATATTATCTGATGAATTTTTAGATGAAGTGACAAAAGAGATCAATGAGGCATACGGTTTTGAAAATGATCCAATTGAAAAAGCAGATCGGGAGTTTCATGCGGAAGAAGAATAA
- a CDS encoding ABC transporter permease subunit has translation MNSAMMKAIIKKDLRDIFRSKNLFATLIIIPVIFSAIIPAALLGSALIFDIEEMAGNDAQKLISSFLTHLKQENLVFETAEQQFVYLFINYMLPSLFLLVPIITASVVAANSFAGEKERRTLESLLFSPVPIKTLFVSKILGSFIPSLLVSFLSFLLSGMIINILGFQLFGEMIFPSANWLALIFCLSPMVSLMTVLLNVFISSRVKTYQEAQNIGGLIILPAVGMMAGQSSGLFFVGAQITLLISLVILIVNAVLLQRITKYNDRFMLFEKQIH, from the coding sequence ATGAATAGCGCAATGATGAAGGCGATCATCAAAAAAGATTTAAGGGATATTTTCCGCAGTAAAAATTTGTTTGCTACGCTGATTATTATTCCGGTTATTTTTTCAGCAATCATACCCGCAGCTCTCCTGGGAAGTGCTCTTATTTTTGATATCGAAGAGATGGCGGGAAATGATGCACAGAAGCTGATCAGCAGTTTCCTGACTCATTTGAAACAGGAGAATCTTGTGTTTGAAACAGCCGAACAGCAATTTGTTTATTTGTTTATTAACTACATGCTTCCGTCCTTGTTTTTGCTGGTGCCGATTATCACGGCAAGTGTTGTAGCCGCCAACAGCTTTGCAGGGGAAAAGGAGCGGCGTACACTTGAGAGTCTGCTTTTTTCTCCTGTGCCGATTAAAACACTCTTTGTGAGCAAAATCCTTGGATCTTTTATTCCGTCTCTTCTCGTCTCCTTTTTGAGCTTTTTGCTGAGCGGAATGATTATTAATATTCTGGGGTTTCAGCTGTTTGGAGAAATGATCTTTCCATCTGCCAATTGGCTTGCGCTGATCTTTTGTCTTTCACCAATGGTATCACTAATGACGGTCTTGCTTAACGTCTTTATCTCCTCCCGTGTCAAAACGTATCAGGAAGCGCAGAACATTGGAGGCTTGATTATCCTGCCTGCTGTGGGAATGATGGCTGGTCAGTCAAGCGGTTTATTTTTTGTGGGGGCACAAATTACGCTGCTGATCTCACTTGTGATTCTGATCGTGAATGCCGTTTTGCTGCAGAGAATCACGAAGTACAATGATCGGTTTATGCTATTTGAAAAGCAGATTCATTGA
- a CDS encoding MarR family transcriptional regulator, with protein sequence MSGENIKELVDRYIAVSFSVTSIAETLVKEQIGSDLTNDQHYVLRYINQSKSCTSSELAEVFNVKKSAITAIITRMFEKGLIERTRDENDRRVVYLTLSDKGNELYEKAEDRIHKLVESFINKFDPLEIKQFIETYEKLNQVLIESKEE encoded by the coding sequence ATGTCAGGAGAAAACATTAAAGAACTGGTCGACCGGTACATAGCGGTTTCTTTTTCCGTTACAAGCATCGCCGAGACTCTGGTCAAAGAACAGATTGGGAGTGATCTGACGAATGACCAGCACTATGTGCTCAGGTATATCAATCAGTCAAAATCATGCACTTCTTCCGAATTGGCAGAAGTGTTTAATGTGAAAAAAAGCGCGATAACCGCGATTATCACAAGAATGTTTGAAAAAGGACTGATTGAGAGGACGCGTGATGAAAATGACCGCCGTGTTGTCTATTTGACGCTCTCTGATAAAGGAAATGAACTGTATGAAAAAGCAGAAGACCGCATTCATAAGCTTGTGGAATCCTTCATTAATAAGTTCGATCCGTTGGAAATTAAACAATTCATAGAAACGTATGAAAAACTCAATCAAGTTTTAATAGAAAGCAAAGAGGAATAA